The DNA region GATCAAAGAGCTCCAAGAAATGGTAAATACTTAGATCTTATAGGAACGTATGACCCTCATCAAGATCCCCCAGAAATCTCAATTAATGAAGAAAAAATATCTAAATGGATTGGAAATGGTGCTCAACCTTCTGATTCTGTAAGTAGTTTACTTAAAACAAAGGGTATTGAAATTAAAGGAAATTCTAATGACAGTAAGTAAAGATCCTTCTAATCCAGAAGAGCTAGTAAAATATATAGCTAGCTGTTTAGTTGAGAATGCTGACAAGATTGAAATTGAATCTGTTGAAGAAGGAAATAAAACTATTCTAAAATTGAAAGTTGATGAAACTGATAAAGGAAAAATTATTGGTAAAAACGGGAAAATTGCAAAATCAATAAGAAATGTCTTAAAGTTAGCTTCCACAAAACATAATAACAAATATATGTTAGAAATTATCTAAAATGTCAGGTCATTCAAAATGGAGTACCATAAAGCATAAAAAGGGTATTTTAGATGCCAAAAAAGGTGTTTTATTTACAAAACTTTCTAGAGAAATTACTGTAGCTGCTAAGTCTGGAGATTCAGATCCTGAATTAAATTTCAGACTCAGATTAGCAATAGACAATGCAAAATCTCAAAATATGCCCAAAGATAATATTGAAAGAGCAATAGCTAAAGGCTCTGGAGGAGGAGCAGCAGGAGATAGTTTTGAAGAAATTACATATGAAGGAATAGGACCAGGAGGTATTGGAATAATAATCCAAACTTTGACTGATAATAAAAACAGATCAGCCGCAACTGTAAGATCAACTATAACTAGAGCAGGTGGTACTTTTGCAACTACTGGAGCTGTCTCATGGAATTTTGAACAAAAGGGTCAGTTAGTATTGAGTATTTCTGAAGGAGATCCAGAACTAATAGCTTTAGAAAGTATAGATCAAGGGGCAGAGGATTTTGATGTTTTTGATAATACTGTTGAAATAACTTGTGCCTTTTCTGATCTTTCAAATATCCAAAAAAATATATCTGAGAATGAATCAGTAATAGTTGAAAAAGCAGAATTAGCTCTAGTTCCAAATACAACTATTTCCTTAGATAAAAATCAATCAAGCCAAACCTTAAAATTACTTGATGATTTAGAAGATTTAGATGATGTTCAAAAAGTTTTTACCAATGCAGAATTTAACGAAGATGCATTAACTACTTATGCAGAAAAATAACATTTATGGATTCTATAAAGGTTAATAATTTATCCAAATCATATGGTGACTATTTAGCAATTGATAATATAAATTTCTCAGTTGAAAAAGGAACCATTCATGGATTATTGGGTGAAAATGGAGCCGGTAAAACTACTACAATGAGATGTTTACTAGGATTAAGTTACTCTGATTCAGGTGAGATGTATATTGAAGGAGATAAAGTAACAAGAAAAAACCATAAAATCAGAAAAAGTATAGCTTATCTTGCTGGTGATTTTAGGCCTTATGAAAATATTAAGCCAATTGAATATTTCAACTATATCTTAAAATTAGAAAATAATAATAACAATAGATTCAGAGAATTATCAGATCTTTTCAAACTGGATTTAAATAAAAAAATTAAAGAATTATCAAAAGGAAATAAGCAAAAGGTTGGTATCATACAAGCTTTTATGAGAAATAGTGAAATTTTGATACTTGATGAACCAACTAGTGGATTAGATCCTAATTACCAAAGAGTTTTTCGAGAGTTGATATTTAGAGAAAAGGAAGAAGGTAAAACTATACTACTTTCTTCACATGACCTACTAGAAATTTCAAATTGTTGTGATTTTGTAACTATCATCAAGGGAGGAAAAGTAATTTCTTCTCAAAGTAAAAACGAATTAGCAAAAAAAACTGTGAAAAAAATATCAATTAAGTTCAATAAAATTCCTGCAGAAGAGCTAATCATGAAAATTCACACAATTACTAACTATGAAATAAGTGATAATGAGATCACATTTTACATATCTGGTGATATTGATACTTTCTTAAAATTCATATCTAATTTTGAGGTTATTGATTTAGAAACAGAATCCTCAGATCTAAGTCAAACTTTACTGGAGTATTTTTAAATTGAACATATTGCTAAATACACTATCAAGAAACAAAAAGAAAATTATTTTCTTTAGCTTAGCATCAATTTTTTATACCTTTTTTTTACTTTATGTATGGACTTTGATGGAAGATACTTTTTCACAAGTTCTTGATTTATTTCCAGAGCCAATAAAAAAAATTGCTGGTTTTGGAGATGATTTATCTACAGCAGGATTTCTAAATGGTGAATTTATGCACTTGATCGGTCCGTTAATAATGGGGGCATTTGGGATAACTATTGGATCAACTATCCTAGCTTCAGAAGAGGAGAATAAAACTATAGACCAGTTTTTATCTTTATCAATATCAAGAACTAGATATTATACAGAAAAATATATCTCACTCATAATTTTAGTTTTTATATTATCTTTAGTTTTTTCTTTAACACTACTACTATCTAATATTTTATTCGATATTAATTTAAGTCTGCATAATATTGTGTACTCTGGTTTATGTCTATTTATCTATGGAATCACAACTGGATCAATAAGTTATTTTAGTGGAGCATTTTTTGCTAAAGTCTCAATCTCTGTAGGAATTGGAGGTGGAGTTGCATTAATTGGATATGTCTTTGATTCAGTTTATAAAACTGTAAGTTCTTTGAGTTACTTGAAATACTTTTCTTTACATTATTACTACAACGATAATGGAGTAATAATGAATGGTTTTGACATACTTCATTTATTTCTAATGTTACTCATAACAACTTTCTGTTACTTATTTGGTTTATTAATTTTCAATAAAAGAGACATTAAGTCATAGTAGAAATTTTTTTTTATTATTATTTAGAATAAAAAAAAAAACTAAATGATTTCTCAAGATATTCTTATATATTTAATTGGCAGTTTATTTCTATTATTACTTTTAGTTGTAATTTTGCGATCAAACTTAAAAAATAAAAATCTAATATCTAAGATTAATAAATTAGAAAATAGAAACCTAATTCAAGTACAAAATCAAAGAGTATTAGATTCTATTGATTTGTTATTTGAAAACGAATTTAAACCTAACGAAAATCTATGTAATTCAATTAGAATAGCAACTGAAAGTGAAACAGTAATTCTATCAGTAATGAACCCCCAAAATGGTTCTTTTCAGGCTATAAATTCTTCAAGTTATAAACAAATTGATGTAAGCAATTTTGAGCCTGAATATGATGATAAAAAAACTCTTGCAATAGTTACTGGCATAGAAGGAACATCCAAGGTTTTAGATAATAAAAATAATGAGTGCTTCCCAGAATGGTTTAATGAATTAGAATTTGAACAAATAATATCACTGCCTATTATAAATGGATTTGAAACTTATGGATGTATTTATATATTTCTGAAAAATAGTAATGAAGGGGAACTTTTAGAAAAGAAGCTTAAAGATAGTAGTTTATTAATAAAAATATTTCAAAATTCTTTATCAGAAAATAAAGAACAAAATGAAATAATAAAAACAAAAGAAAATAAAAAAAATATAAATAATATAATACCTATATTTTATGACGATAATTTACAAACTATAAGATTTGAAAATAATGAAATTGCTTTGTCTAATTCTGAATACTTAATAATTAGTAAATTATTAAGTAAAAATGGAGACTTATTGCTATACGAAGAGATAGAAAAAATCCTTTGGCCCAATAACAAAGGGATAAACAAAACTGCTATGAGATTACATATTCATAGGTTAAGAGAAAAGACTAATAGCATTACTAGTAATAAAGATTTTATAAAGACCCAAAGAGGTAAAGGTATTTTTATTGATCTGACTTTATTTTAATTCCGTAATCATTCTATTGAGTCGATCTATAGCTTCTCTTAAATTGTCATCTGAATTTGCAAAAGAAATTCTTATATAATTATCACCATAATTCCCAAAAGCCGTTCCAGATAGTAATGCTACTCCATAATTATCTAAAGCAATATCAGCAAAATCTGAACTAGACAAACCGGTTCCAGATATATTTGGAAATGCGTAGAAAGCACCTAGTGGAGTTTTACAATTTATACCATCTATAGAATTTAATCCATCTACAACTATATCTCTTCTAATCTTAAATTTTTCCATCATATTCAAAGTAAAATCTTTTGGACCTTCTAGAGCCGCTATAGCAGCCATCTGACTAAAAACAGAAGTACAAGATACAGAATTAGTCATGAGTTTAGTAATATCATCGATCATAAATTCTGGGAAAATACCATAACCCAATCTCCAACCAGTCATTGCATAGCTCTTAGAAAATCCGTCTAAGATTATAGTTCTTTCTTTCATTCCTTTAAACTTAGTAATTGAGTAATGTTCACCCTGATAGTACATATCTTTATAGATTTCATCTGAAAGAACAATAATATCATTTTCAACTGCTATTTTGGCTATTTGCTCAAGATCTTCAATTTGGGTAACTGAGCCACAAGGATTATTTGGGGTATTAATTATTATCATTTTTGTTTTGTCATTAATAAGTTTTTTCAAATCGTCAATGTTTGCGTTGAAATTTTTACTTTCTTCTAATTTCATTGGAACCGCGGTTCCACCAACATAATTTATCATAGATTCATAGATTGGAAATCCAGGATTTGGATAAATAACTTCATCACCTCTTTCAATTAAGGCTAAAATAGAAAAAAACATTACTGGTTTAGCACCAGGAGTTACTATTACTCTATCTGAAGAAATTTTATAACCATTGACTTCACCTTGATGAACGGCAATGGCTTCTCTCAGCTCTGGTTGACCAGCTGAAGGTCCATAGTGAGTAAAACCTTCATCCAAAGCTTTTTTAGCAGCAGTCACTACATGCTTTGGACTATCAAAATCAGGTTCTCCTATCTCAAGATGAATAACATTTTTACCTTGAGCTTCTAGTTTTTTAGCTTTTGCAAGTGTTTCAAATGCTGTTTCTGTACCCAATCTTTTTTGTCTGGAGGATAATTTCATAATTTAAAAAAGTTACTCTAAGTTTTATTGAATACTATAATTTAGTTCATTAATTATAAAATCATATTTAATATGAAAGTAAATAGTAATTTTGTAAATAAATGAAAGAATATAAAACCAACTATAAAAATTGGATAATATGGTATGACCTATTTTACGAAATAATAAAACCAGATGATCTGCTTTTTTATCAGTCATATATTACTAACAAAACAAAAGATGTTTTAGAAATGGGAATTGGTACTGGTAGAGTATTCCAAAAATTTATTAACAAAAAAATCAATTGGACAGGAATTGATGATTCTGAAGAGATGATAAATTTATGTAAAGAAAAAATAGAACCTGAACAACCCTTAATAGGAAAGCTAAAGCTCATTAATGATGATATGACAAAATTGGATATTAAAGAAAATAAAAAATCAATTTATAACTCTAAGTTTGATTTAGTTATATATCCATCTAATTCTATAATGAGTGTAGGAAATATAACTCTTCAAAAAGATGCACTTTGTTCAGGAATAAAGCATCTAAAGGATGATGGTTTAATAATATTTGATTTGCATAATCCAAATAATTATCAAATTAATAAAGATTTTAAGCTAATTGCATCATCAGAAATTAAAAAATTATCATATGAAATATTTGGAAGAAGCGAGATAGATTTATCGATCAATCTCCATAAAAATTTCCAAAAAATATTTATTGATTCAAAGGAAATAGTTGAATTGATCTCTTATGACCACTTTCTTTATATGGATGAAGTTATAAATCTTTGCCTAGATTTAGATTTAGAGATAACTGAAATATATGGAGGATATAATAAAGAGAAAGTTTCAGATAATTCTGAAGAATTAATTTACATCTGTAAAAAAAAATAAAATGGAAAAAGAAGTCCCTTTCAAAATAATTTCTCCTTTCAAACATACAGGTGATCAACCAAATGCAATAAAAAAAATAGTTCAAGGAATAGATGATGGACTAAGATTCCAAACCTTACTAGGAGTAACTGGTTCTGGTAAAACTTTTACTATGGCAGGAATAATAGAGGAGACACAAAAACCTACATTAGTAATAGCTCATAATAAAACTTTAGCTGCTCAGCTAGCTAGTGAGTTACAGGAATTTTTCCCAAATAACTCAGTGCAATATTTTGTCTCATATTATGATTATTATCAGCCTGAAGCATATATACCAAGAACAGATACCTATATAGAAAAAGAATCAGATATAAATGATGAGATTGACAGGTTAAGACATGCATCTACGAGATCAATTCTTACAAGAAATGATACTATTATAGTTGCTTCTGTTTCATGCATATATGGCTTAGGATCACCACACGAATATAAGGCTATTTCTCAAGAAATAAAAATTGGTGACTCAATTAATTCCTCTGATTTGTCAAGAAAGTTAATATCTATGTATTTCAATAGAGACGATTATGAAAATCATAGAGGCTCATTCTCAATAAAAGGAGATATTATAGAGATAATTCCTTCATATGAAGAATTTTCTATAAAGATAGAATTTTTTGGAGATATTGTTGATAAAATTTCTGAAGTTGATATTTTGACAAAGAATAAGATAAGAGAACTAAATGAAGTTTCAATATATCCAAGCAAGCATTTTGTAACGCCCGAAGAAAGTCTATCTGATGCTCTTAATGATATAGAAGAAGAACTAGAAAAAAGAATAATATATTTTGAAAAAAATAGTAAATTATTAGAAGCCCAAAGAATAAAAGAAAGGACTAACTATGATTTAGAAATGTTAAGAGAAACAGGTTCTTGTCCCGGAGTTGAAAATTATTCCTTA from Dehalococcoidia bacterium includes:
- the rpsP gene encoding 30S ribosomal protein S16; this translates as MMVRIRLRRMGSKGKPFYRIVVADQRAPRNGKYLDLIGTYDPHQDPPEISINEEKISKWIGNGAQPSDSVSSLLKTKGIEIKGNSNDSK
- a CDS encoding KH domain-containing protein; this translates as MTVSKDPSNPEELVKYIASCLVENADKIEIESVEEGNKTILKLKVDETDKGKIIGKNGKIAKSIRNVLKLASTKHNNKYMLEII
- a CDS encoding YebC/PmpR family DNA-binding transcriptional regulator, whose translation is MSGHSKWSTIKHKKGILDAKKGVLFTKLSREITVAAKSGDSDPELNFRLRLAIDNAKSQNMPKDNIERAIAKGSGGGAAGDSFEEITYEGIGPGGIGIIIQTLTDNKNRSAATVRSTITRAGGTFATTGAVSWNFEQKGQLVLSISEGDPELIALESIDQGAEDFDVFDNTVEITCAFSDLSNIQKNISENESVIVEKAELALVPNTTISLDKNQSSQTLKLLDDLEDLDDVQKVFTNAEFNEDALTTYAEK
- a CDS encoding ABC transporter ATP-binding protein, which gives rise to MDSIKVNNLSKSYGDYLAIDNINFSVEKGTIHGLLGENGAGKTTTMRCLLGLSYSDSGEMYIEGDKVTRKNHKIRKSIAYLAGDFRPYENIKPIEYFNYILKLENNNNNRFRELSDLFKLDLNKKIKELSKGNKQKVGIIQAFMRNSEILILDEPTSGLDPNYQRVFRELIFREKEEGKTILLSSHDLLEISNCCDFVTIIKGGKVISSQSKNELAKKTVKKISIKFNKIPAEELIMKIHTITNYEISDNEITFYISGDIDTFLKFISNFEVIDLETESSDLSQTLLEYF
- a CDS encoding ABC transporter permease; translated protein: MNILLNTLSRNKKKIIFFSLASIFYTFFLLYVWTLMEDTFSQVLDLFPEPIKKIAGFGDDLSTAGFLNGEFMHLIGPLIMGAFGITIGSTILASEEENKTIDQFLSLSISRTRYYTEKYISLIILVFILSLVFSLTLLLSNILFDINLSLHNIVYSGLCLFIYGITTGSISYFSGAFFAKVSISVGIGGGVALIGYVFDSVYKTVSSLSYLKYFSLHYYYNDNGVIMNGFDILHLFLMLLITTFCYLFGLLIFNKRDIKS
- a CDS encoding winged helix-turn-helix domain-containing protein codes for the protein MISQDILIYLIGSLFLLLLLVVILRSNLKNKNLISKINKLENRNLIQVQNQRVLDSIDLLFENEFKPNENLCNSIRIATESETVILSVMNPQNGSFQAINSSSYKQIDVSNFEPEYDDKKTLAIVTGIEGTSKVLDNKNNECFPEWFNELEFEQIISLPIINGFETYGCIYIFLKNSNEGELLEKKLKDSSLLIKIFQNSLSENKEQNEIIKTKENKKNINNIIPIFYDDNLQTIRFENNEIALSNSEYLIISKLLSKNGDLLLYEEIEKILWPNNKGINKTAMRLHIHRLREKTNSITSNKDFIKTQRGKGIFIDLTLF
- a CDS encoding pyridoxal phosphate-dependent aminotransferase, with protein sequence MKLSSRQKRLGTETAFETLAKAKKLEAQGKNVIHLEIGEPDFDSPKHVVTAAKKALDEGFTHYGPSAGQPELREAIAVHQGEVNGYKISSDRVIVTPGAKPVMFFSILALIERGDEVIYPNPGFPIYESMINYVGGTAVPMKLEESKNFNANIDDLKKLINDKTKMIIINTPNNPCGSVTQIEDLEQIAKIAVENDIIVLSDEIYKDMYYQGEHYSITKFKGMKERTIILDGFSKSYAMTGWRLGYGIFPEFMIDDITKLMTNSVSCTSVFSQMAAIAALEGPKDFTLNMMEKFKIRRDIVVDGLNSIDGINCKTPLGAFYAFPNISGTGLSSSDFADIALDNYGVALLSGTAFGNYGDNYIRISFANSDDNLREAIDRLNRMITELK
- a CDS encoding class I SAM-dependent methyltransferase, which gives rise to MKEYKTNYKNWIIWYDLFYEIIKPDDLLFYQSYITNKTKDVLEMGIGTGRVFQKFINKKINWTGIDDSEEMINLCKEKIEPEQPLIGKLKLINDDMTKLDIKENKKSIYNSKFDLVIYPSNSIMSVGNITLQKDALCSGIKHLKDDGLIIFDLHNPNNYQINKDFKLIASSEIKKLSYEIFGRSEIDLSINLHKNFQKIFIDSKEIVELISYDHFLYMDEVINLCLDLDLEITEIYGGYNKEKVSDNSEELIYICKKK